ATCACTTTATAAATCCTATACAACAAGAGGGCATGTTTGTTTGGCTTTTTAGAGCACCAAGTAGCGATTCAAACTGTCTACAAAAACTTAAATTAGTATTAGCCTCATTACTAGCAGGATGATATGAAATTTCAAGCTCATTTAGCTTTTCATTTTTAATCCTCTCAAGGCCAAATTCACGTATTACTCCTGCTTGACTTAGCTTGCAGCCTATATAGTAACAAAGCAGTAATATCAGACTTGAGGAGCTAAGCATACGAGCATCAATGCTTTCAGTAATTATTATCATCTCAAGTAATTCTGTGTAAGTTTCAAACTGTGTAAATGATAATATGTCTTCATTTAAGTTAAGTAAACTTAAGACTTTACTGTGAAGTGTTTGAAGCTCGCCTGACATATCTTCTCCTCTCCTCATAATTATTAACTTTATGCCTTAATATCAACTCTTAAAATAGTATTTGCTGTTGCTAAGAGACCACCAAGCACAAAATCAAGGTATGAATGTGCAATAGTAGTTGAATCCTTATCAATTTGTTCATTTGGAATTGGCAACATGTATTTACTTGGTTTAAATTTAATAAGCTCTGCATTTAATGGATAAATTAGTATCTGATTTTGAAGTAAGTTACTTGTCTGTATATATACTTCTCTTCTATTATTAACAGCCTTTATGGTCTTAATAAGGAAGTCTTCCCATGAATCATTAGAAGAATAGGTGTTAGATGATGAGGACGTATTTGTTATTGCATATGGTTTGATAAGTTTCAAACTGGTTTGTGGATCAACTAATACCATAAATGGTGTTGAGAATTCATCTCCTAGCTCTAATTTTGCAAGTCCTGACTCAATCTTTTCAAATATCTTATCCATTTTATCTTTATTTGAAGCCTCAACTTCTTCTTTAACTTGTTTTGGCATATTAAGAAGTCCGTACATATTAGGAAGCATGCGTTTTTCATTCTTTCCATCTCTCTGGATTGAAACAGCACCTGTTAAGATAAAATGGTCAATAAGTTTAATAATTTCATTACTTGCAAGCTTATATGCTTCTCTAAAGGGGAGTAAATTATTATTTACATCACCTGCATAATCATTATTTTTATAAAACTTTTCAGCGGTTTGCTTTAAATGTCTAAACCTGTACTGTAAGCTAAGGTAATTAAGCTTGATTGACTCTGATTTAAATCCTATTGTTGCAATAGTATTAACTTCATTTACTAATGTTGTAGGATTTGCATCAAGAAACGCATCCCATTTTATTGTTTTTAAGTATCCTATCGTTAAATCAACATCTTCGATTTGTTCATTTGAAAACCATTTGTAAAATACTGGTGTCTTTATCTCCGGGAATACATTTGCTATTTCTTTAGCATAATAGTTTTGGTCATATAATTCTGACATTTTTAAACTCCTTTAATTTATTAACTTGGCTTACCTTTATTACCATAAACAGCCACATGTACTATGTAAAGGTTATCCGTACTATCAATTTCGATTGAATTTGACAATGCTACTGCATTAATTTTGTTATTACTTGAAGTATTCTTTTCAACTTGTCCATTTGAGTTAAATTTAAGCTTATCTTTTTCCTTAATAGAATTATCTTTAGCTACAAGATACCCTTGAAATCTATTTGTAATAGGAATTACTGTTGCGGTACTAGTAAATTCATCAACATCTATGCATATTCCATAAAGGTCATCCTCACCTCCAGCTTCAACATGTGGTTCATAGTGTGGATCTACAACACGTTTTACTCCTCTTTTGTATGGATAGCCTTTAAAGAAGTAATTCTCTAACTTGTCATGCTTACTAGTTAGAGTCCCGCCAGAATTACTAAAATGTAAATTCTTATCTCTAAAATCAGTAGTGTTACTAAAGACACAACCATCATTGCTAGGATTCTTCATTAGCTTTTTTAGTTTTTTAGCTTGTTCTTCATATTTATTTACTAACTCAGTTACACTTGACACTGTAATCCTCCTATTTTAAGAAATTGCCTTATTACCATAAAGAGATATCTTTACTAAATACAATTTATAATCTTCTTGCCCTCGCTTATCATTCTCATCAGTAAGGTGTAATGTAAATATGTTACTTAGTGCAATTGCGTTAATTGAAACTGATGAGGTACTAGATGCTTTAATCACTTCTCCATTTGAATTGAAATCTAATCTATCACCTATTGCAATCCCACTTGAGCTTCCAGATACAACGTAACCCTCAAAATTATCAGTTATTGGTATTACCGTTGCCACATTAGTATTCTCATCTATATCAATGCATATTCCATACATATTCTTGCCATCAGAAACTTCTACTTGCACTTCATCAGATTTACTTGTTTCAATTTTTAATTTAACAGCACGTTTGTATGGAAATCCTAAAGATGGGTATTCTTCTAATTTATCTGTGCTACTTGATACAGATTGACATATAGCATCAAATGTTAAATTTTTATCTCTAAATCCAGTCTTGGCTTTAAAAACAGGTGACTCATCATCAAAACTTTTAGAGTATTTTCGCAATTTTAACAAATATTCTTTAAGCGTCTTACCTTGGTCTGTCTCTAGTACTGCTGCATGTCTCTTACCTCTTCGCCTAACTTTTGTAGAATCATCTTGCATGGATGCTTCTTGTTCTTGTTCTAGTTGTTGTTTTAAAACCTGGATAACTTCAGTATCATCCATTTGAGAATAAATATCAGAATCAACCGATTCATGCTTAACATTTGGTATTAAGTTTGGATCTTGATGATCTTCTCTACTCACCATTAATTAATCCCTCGATTCCCAAATATAC
The sequence above is a segment of the Borrelia puertoricensis genome. Coding sequences within it:
- a CDS encoding DUF228 domain-containing protein encodes the protein MSSVTELVNKYEEQAKKLKKLMKNPSNDGCVFSNTTDFRDKNLHFSNSGGTLTSKHDKLENYFFKGYPYKRGVKRVVDPHYEPHVEAGGEDDLYGICIDVDEFTSTATVIPITNRFQGYLVAKDNSIKEKDKLKFNSNGQVEKNTSSNNKINAVALSNSIEIDSTDNLYIVHVAVYGNKGKPS
- a CDS encoding DUF228 domain-containing protein, with product MVSREDHQDPNLIPNVKHESVDSDIYSQMDDTEVIQVLKQQLEQEQEASMQDDSTKVRRRGKRHAAVLETDQGKTLKEYLLKLRKYSKSFDDESPVFKAKTGFRDKNLTFDAICQSVSSSTDKLEEYPSLGFPYKRAVKLKIETSKSDEVQVEVSDGKNMYGICIDIDENTNVATVIPITDNFEGYVVSGSSSGIAIGDRLDFNSNGEVIKASSTSSVSINAIALSNIFTLHLTDENDKRGQEDYKLYLVKISLYGNKAIS
- a CDS encoding DUF3890 domain-containing protein, with amino-acid sequence MSGELQTLHSKVLSLLNLNEDILSFTQFETYTELLEMIIITESIDARMLSSSSLILLLCYYIGCKLSQAGVIREFGLERIKNEKLNELEISYHPASNEANTNLSFCRQFESLLGALKSQTNMPSCCIGFIK